Proteins from a single region of Pseudopedobacter saltans DSM 12145:
- a CDS encoding sulfatase — MRYLIFVCCVLFSLSVTAQSKEKKRPNVLMIAVDDLNDFIGALGNPDAITPNIDKLAAKGVVFTNAHCQAPLCGPSRASIMTGLRPSSTGIYGMIADNDIKNVNQLKQKTPLLHQYFKDGGYHILGVGKIYHQYFPDGLLDEEGGKSEYGPFPEKRFKWDKKGTATDWGAFPEKDTEMPDDQATEWAVKKLSQQYEKPFFLSVGLIRPHVPWYVPQKWFDLYDPQKLHLPAYLPNDKADLPGITKKIDDWPMMPTTEWAIKNNEWRNILQAYLACVSYTDYNIGRILKALEKSEYADNTIIALWSDHGYRLGEKNTFAKVALWDRATKAPLIFSGAGIPEGKKLDQPVELLNIYPTLTELAGLKANRLNEGASLVPLMTKENYNWTKPAITTWGRNNHSIKTNNYRLIRYEDGSLELYDVQRDPNEWENLAAREDYQKVIKQLQNHLPKQNVAWSDKSFYNANEYFRNKGLK; from the coding sequence ATGAGATATCTGATTTTTGTTTGTTGTGTGCTATTTAGTTTATCTGTAACGGCACAATCTAAAGAAAAGAAACGGCCTAATGTTTTAATGATCGCGGTTGACGATTTAAATGATTTTATTGGAGCCCTGGGAAATCCGGATGCCATTACCCCAAATATTGACAAACTGGCTGCAAAAGGAGTTGTCTTTACCAATGCACATTGTCAGGCACCATTATGCGGTCCTTCCCGGGCGTCTATCATGACAGGTTTAAGGCCATCTTCGACAGGGATTTACGGGATGATAGCTGATAATGACATTAAAAATGTAAACCAACTTAAACAGAAAACGCCTCTATTGCATCAGTATTTTAAAGATGGAGGATATCATATTCTAGGAGTTGGAAAGATTTATCACCAATATTTCCCTGACGGTTTATTAGATGAAGAAGGTGGAAAATCAGAGTATGGACCTTTTCCGGAAAAAAGATTTAAATGGGATAAGAAAGGTACTGCTACAGATTGGGGCGCTTTTCCAGAGAAAGATACAGAGATGCCAGATGATCAGGCTACAGAATGGGCTGTTAAAAAGCTATCTCAGCAATATGAGAAGCCATTTTTTTTAAGTGTTGGATTGATTAGACCACATGTGCCTTGGTATGTGCCACAAAAATGGTTTGATCTTTACGATCCTCAAAAACTTCATTTACCTGCTTACTTACCGAATGACAAAGCAGATTTGCCAGGTATCACCAAAAAAATAGATGATTGGCCAATGATGCCAACTACAGAATGGGCTATTAAGAATAACGAATGGAGAAATATTCTTCAGGCTTACCTGGCTTGTGTTTCTTATACCGATTATAATATTGGAAGAATACTGAAAGCACTGGAAAAGAGCGAATATGCGGATAATACCATTATTGCATTGTGGTCTGATCATGGTTACAGATTAGGAGAAAAGAATACTTTTGCAAAAGTAGCTTTATGGGACAGAGCAACCAAGGCGCCACTAATATTCTCGGGAGCCGGTATTCCGGAGGGAAAAAAATTGGATCAGCCGGTAGAGTTACTCAATATCTATCCGACGTTGACGGAGTTGGCTGGGCTAAAAGCGAACAGGCTTAATGAAGGGGCATCGTTGGTGCCATTAATGACAAAAGAAAACTATAATTGGACAAAGCCTGCTATTACAACCTGGGGAAGAAATAATCATAGCATTAAAACGAATAATTACAGATTAATCAGATATGAAGATGGTTCGCTGGAATTATACGATGTGCAAAGGGATCCCAACGAATGGGAAAATCTGGCAGCCAGAGAAGACTATCAAAAAGTAATAAAGCAGTTACAAAATCATTTGCCAAAGCAAAATGTTGCTTGGTCAGACAAGTCTTTTTATAACGCTAATGAGTATTTTAGGAATAAAGGACTAAAATAG